The genomic interval CAGCCACGCTTGAATTAAGGGATGATAAAGCCGCTTTTACAGCTTTTTGCCAACAACATGATATCCCTGTGGCAAGTGGCTGGCAGTTCGATAATACAGATGAGTTAATGGCACTGCTAGCGTTGCATGGTGAGCAGCCGTTATGTGTAAAACCCGTTAAAGGCATATTTGCGCAAGGGTTTTGGCGACTCGATACCGCAGCGGTCGATGCGTGGGATAGTTTTGAGCATTTATACTTTACTGAGGATAAAAAAATCCATCTTGCGCAATTTTTGCACGCCTATAACCATAGCCAAATGATAACTGACAAACCCATTGCCATGCTGCTGATGCCATATCTAGCAGGCAAAGAATATTCGATTGATGTGGTATGTGAGACGGGGGAAGTGTTAGCCGCAGTGACGCGCTATAAAGACGGCAGTGAGCAGCATGTGGGCTATGACGAGGCAGTCATGCAGCTTGTCAAGCGTCTGGTAGCAGCCCTAAAAGCCGATGGTATTGTGAGCATCCAAACCAAGGCTGATGAAAATGGGATGCACAAGGTACTGGAAATCAATAGCCGCGCGTCAGGTGGGATTGGTTATACCGATCATGCCTTTGACAAGGGCACGATGAATTTAACTCAATTAGCTTTTGCCTATTGGTCAGGCTGTATTACCAAACCGCAGTTGGCAGCGGTACGTGATACCATCACCCCTTGCATCGTGCGCCCGCTGATGACCAGTGTCAAAATCGGCTAACGCAAAAACAACAGGATAATAGACGCCATGACCGAGCAAAAAACCATCTCGCTATCGCGTGGCGAGCTTACTTTACGTTATCAAACCACCGCGGATTATCAACTCGATGAGTTGTTGGGGTTTGCTGAGCGTATCAATCCCAAGCGCGCATTTTTGTTTGTATCCAAAGTATTGGGGCGACATATTCCGGTATCCCCCGATAATATGCGACAAGCCTTCACCCAGTTGGCAACTCTCATACCCGATGATTTGCCCGAGCCAATTGTGGTAATTGGCATGGCTGAGACCGCAGTCGGACTGTCGGCAGGGGTGCATCAAGTGCTGCAGGCGCGTTATCCGCAGGCTATTTTGCTCAACTCGACGCGGCATGCACAGGCAGGAGAGCTTTTCACCACGTTTAGCGAAGATCATAGTCATGCCAGTGTGCATTTGATTTACCAAAGTGATGACAGCACGCTACAAGCGAACGTTGAAAACGCCAAAACCTTGATTATGGTCGATGACGAAGCCTCCACAGGTAATACCTGTCAAAATGTGGTCAACGCCCTGCGTCAAGCAGGAATGAGTAAGCTTGAGCAAGTGCATTTGGCGACGCTGGTTGATTGGTCACTGGGCAAAAAACTGGGCAAAAAACTGGGGGAAACGGATAGTAATATTTTTAATGACATCGCCTTTTTTCGCCATCATCTGCTGGCAGGAGATTGGACGTGGACAGATAAGGTGAATGCGCCCGCGGTTACCATGCCAAATGTGTCAACCACAGAGGCAGGCAGTCAGCCACTGCTGCCTACCGGCGATTGGGGTAGACAACCGACACGCGATAGTACATCGGGATTGGATTTTTTGCTGCAAGGTTTGCATCATACGCTGAGCCAAAGACAATTGACCCTAGCGTCATTCGCCCATCAAAAAATCTTGGTGCTGGGCAGTAATGAGTTTGTTTGGTTGCCGTTGTTGCTTGCCGAACGCTTGGCGCAGTATCAAGCGGATGTCAAATTTTCTGCCTTAACGCGGTCACCTATCGCCATCCATGCTGATAGCGCCGTGACTAGCGTCATCAAGTTCTTTGACCATTATGGCTTGGGCATGACCAATTTTGTTTACAATGTGACGCCTGAGGCGTGGGATTGGGTGCTGTTGTGCGTGGAAACCCCCCAAGATAGCGTGGATGAGATTTGGCAGCGCTTTGATAATGTCATGGTAATTTCACCTAGCTCCGAAATCTGATACCCGAAATCTGACATTCTAAACCTGACAACCGAAGTGCGATATCTGAAGTCCGACAACCAAAACCCAATCAGCCACAAAATCGATAAAAGTTAAGTTTGATAAAAGTGAGTGTGAATGACCGATTTTTTTAAACCCGAAGCCCGTTTTTTTGAATCAAAAGTCGCGCTAGTCAAGCCTTATGCTTTGATGGATTTGGATGATACCTTGTTTCAAACCCAGCGAAAAATTGCAGCTTGGCAATTGCCAATGGATGGGTTAGTGGCGGCGACCGTCGATAAGCAGAATGCGCCATTGAGCTTTTTGACCCCAAAGCAATGCCATTTTTTTAATTGGTTATCCCAATCAACGGAGCTCATCCCCGTCACCGCAAGAGATACCACTGAGATTATGCGCGTCAAACTGCCGTTTGATAGTTGGCAAGTTTTGACCCACGGTGCAGTGATTGTAGCGCCATCGGGGCAGCTTTGTGCGCGTTGGCAGCGGCTAATGGCAGGGCAATTGGTGGCGCTACAACCCAAACTGACCCAGCTTATGGCGCGATTGGCAGGGTTTGAAGCACTACGCATAACCCCACATTATGAACACTTTATAGTAGATAATAACGCGACGGATTTGATGGTATATGTCGCCATCAAACATCAGCATAAAGACCACGATGCTTTGCTGCAGTTTGCGGCACAGCTGCCGAGCCTGCTAAATGAGGTGCCGGATTTGGACGATGAGTTTTATATCCATGTTAATGCCAATAACTTGGCATTGTTGCCGCACGTCGTCAACAAACATCACGCGATGCGTTTTTTGCTCGATTATCATTTGGATAAAAACCGCCCTTGTTTTGGTTTTGGTGATAGCTTGGCGGATTTGCCGTTTTTACAATTATTGGACTGGTATGGCACGCCCAATCGAGGGCAACTGCATGATGCTATCAGTCAAGGGTGCTTATAATCATGACAATTCAGGCTAATTTTTCGGGTAGTTATTTACCTCCTGAGGTTACCTTGCTGCTCGATATCGTCAGTGCTGATAGCGTCAATGATATCAGCCCAACCCAAAAAGAAGCGTTAATCCAATCAGGTCAGCGCCATTATTCAGATATGCTGACGCTTGAAAAGCCGCCCAGCGCCACACATGAAGCCTTATACAATCAAGCATTGGCGGCAGGCAAACAGCGCATGGCAAATGATGTCACAAGCCTTGCCTTTAGCTTACATCAGCTATTTCATGCTTGCGTGAGTGCCTCGCAGCCGCTGATATTGGTCAGTCTCGTGCGGGCAGGATTGCCGATTGGGGTATTGCTGCAAAAAGCGCTTAGTGATGCCTCTGCTAGCTATGCGTTAGCCAGTCAGCATTACGGGGTGAGTATCATCCGTGACCGCGGGCTTGACCCTGTTGCTTTGCAATATATTTTGCAGCAGCATCCCCATAGCCCGATTGTGTTTGTCGATGGTTGGACGGGTAAAGGGGCTATCTATGGTGAATTGCAACGAAGTTTAGCCCAAATCACTGATAAACAGCAACAAGCGCAACTGTTTCACCAAGGTGAGGGGGTGATTCCACTGGTGACGTTGGCAGATCCTGCTGGGGTGGCTTGGCTATCGGCAAGTAATGATGATTGGCTGATGCCCGCAAGTTTGCTCAATAGCACTGTCTCTGGGTTGATATCGCGAACCCTGTATCGTGAGCCCAGTGATGGACTGCACCAAGCAGTGTATTATGACAAGTTACAGCTTTGGGATCGCAGTGGCGAGTTTATCCAAACCATTGATGCGCTGCGTCAGCAAATACCTTTACCAACGCCGCTAACGGGCAAGTTACTGCCGACTTTTGCCACCCAGTCTGTGATAGATGACTTGGCGGCGCGCTTTGCCATCAACAATCGCAACCGTATCAAACCCACCATTGCCGAGGCGACCCGCGCGATATTACGGCGCGACCCTGAGTGTGTGTTGGTCAATGAGATGGCAGACGGACAAGATACAGCATTACTGCGTCATCTTTGTGAGGAAAAAAATATTCAATTAATTGCAGATGCCAGTATTGCACCTTACCAAGCTGTCACCATTATTAAGAACAGAAGCCAATGATGACCGCGTCTTTGCGCTCATCGACCTTGTTAACCGCCCATTTATCCTAATCGCTCTTTTACGCACATTGTACTTTTATGACACTATTACACCCTGTAAATCATTTTTTGGCTGCGTCTGTTGCCCCAACTATCAATCCCTACCAGTTGGGTGCGACGCTTTATATGCCAGCCACGCGCCAAGATATTTGGCAAATTATTAGCCAGCAAAAATTGGCTGAGATTGACAGTATCGTGATTTGTTTGGAAGATGCGGTAAGTGAAAGTGAAATTCCTGCCGCGCTCGCAAACTTAAAGCAGCTGCTTGCGACATGGGCTCAGCACGCCCAGACGCATGGTTTTGGCGATGAATCGCGCCCAATTTCACGCCCGATGGTATTTATCCGACCGCGCAACGCTTTGATGCTCACCGAGCTTGCCAGTTGGCAGTCGATTGCTTTGGTAGATGGCTTTGTATTACCCAAAATCGATATGCAAAGCCTTGCCGATTGGCGATTGGCTTGTCAGGCATTGCCATCGACACAGTTATTGATGCCGACCCTTGAGACTCGGCTCATCTTTAACCCGATACATAACCAAGAACTGGCGCTAGCTTTTAGCGAAGGGTTTAGCCAGTCGATTTTGGCACTGCGTATTGGCGGCAATGATTTATTTGCCTCGCTGCGCTTGCGTCGCCCATCCGATGTGACGATCTATCAAACCCCAGTCGGCATACTCATCTATCAGTTAATTGCGTGTTTTGTGCCGCAAGGTTTTTATTTGACCGCGCCCGTGTTTGAGTATTTGGATAAACCTGCCTTGTTCGCTGAAGAATTGCGTCAAGATGTCGCCTTGGGACTGGTGGGAAAAACCATCATTCATCCTGAGCAAATTGCCGCAGTCAAACAAGCTTTTTATGTCAATGACATAGAGCGCAGTCAAGCCACCGCGATTCTTGCCGCTGATGCTAAGGCAGTGTTCAAGCAAGATAACAGTATGCTTGAGCCAGCCACGCATCGCGCGTGGGCGACCAGTGTCATGCTCCGCGCCAATGTCTAAAAGCTAAGGTAAGGTTTAACAGCCAAGGTCTAACAGTTTGGCGCATCAAAGTCAGATAACAAATCACTGACCGATAATTGAACAAAATTGCGCTATGATGACGGGTTAGCAGATAACAATAATTTATGATAACAATTTAACTGATAACCAGCATCATGGAAACCTATGCAAGCAAACACTCTCCCCAGTCAGTCAGTAACGGTTATTTTTCAAGGTGGTATCAACGTTCACCAGCTAGGGCAGGGCGGCGATGACGGCAGTGATTTTATGGCTAACGTTGCCAAAACCCGAGCAGCCTTACCCCATGCAACCATTGTATTATCGACTTGGGATACGCTTGCGTTGCCCGCCGCGTTTGACAGCGCCGAAAAATTGGGTATCGATCAGCTGATTTTAAACCCAGATCCTGGTGGTCTACCCAATATCAAATTTGGCTACGACGCCCCTAACAACGTCAATCGACAAATTATCTCAACGCAAGCGGGGTTAAACCAAGTCAGCACCGAATATGCGCTGAAACTGCGCACCGATAGCTACTTGCTCAATGACAATCTACTACAATTTTATCGCTATTATACCCAGCAAGTAACATTACATTCCCAGCGCCATTTATCCTCAAAAAGTAAAGGAACCGACTACTCGCCGATTGTGGTGCCGTCGTTTTTTACCATTGACCCCAGTATGTTTGAGCATATGGCGTTTCATATCAGCGATTGGGCGCAGTTTGGCAAGACCGATCGACTGCAGGCATTTTGGTCGGCACCCCTGATGAGTCGTGACAATGCCACTTATTTTGAGTCGCATGCACAAGATGTCGATGCCAAATTTGCGGACAATACTTTTCGCGCGCGGTTGGCTGTCGAGCAGCATATTGCCAGTCATTATGCCAATCAAATCGGATACGCTGCCACGCCAAGCTATTACAATGAGCTCAACGAGCAGATTCTAGACGCGCACAAGGCATTTTTGGCGAGTGAAGTGATTGTGCTTGATATGACAGACTACGGACTACGGTTACCCAAATACGCGTGGACATTGACCGATGCTTTTATGGCGATGAACTGCATTAGCCATGATGACTGGTATCAGCTATTTTATCAACATTGGTATCCCAACCAAGTTGACCAAACCCGCTTGGCGCATGCAGATGAACGAGCGATGATGAAAAGTATTGCCGCGGCAGAGTTTTATCAAAACAGTCCAGTCGATCAACAGCAGATTTTCTCGCGTCTTTATCCCTAAATCCGCTAAATAAAAAAGCTTACCCAACAGATGGTAAGCTTTTTTTTCAACAGTTAAATAATTAAACGCCAATTTTTAAACATCAATCTTTAAACATCAACCTTTAAACCGTGGGCTTTAAGCGCTTGGTATTCATCCGGCGTACCGCAAAAATCAATGTCGTCATCCGTGATTTTGACATAGCCGACCCTGCCGCCTTGCGCGATTAATAAATTATACATGGGGGCGATATAATATTCGTTGTTAACCGTCAACTGTTGGGCAACCGCTTGGTGAAACAACGATAGATACTGCTGCTTGGATTTAAAATAATACAAGCCATCACTGCAAAGATTGGAGATACGCTGTTTTTCAGTGGTTTTAATCACCTTATCATCGTCATCGACGGCGATAAATGACCAATGGTCGCCTTCGCCTTCAAATACTTCTAAATAGCCATCAACAGACTCTACCCAGTCAGGTTTTTCAAACCCATAGCGAAAGGTATCGATGTTAAAAATATAAATCGGCTCATCGTCATCAATGCTAGCATTACCGAGTCCAAGTCCCAGTCCAAGCGCTACTGTTTCAGCTTGCCCCGCTGTCTCGCCATCAAGCGTATGAATCATAAAATTGCGCACACCCAAGCGTGTTAATCGCTCAGCAACAAATCGCGGGGTATCATACACATCGCGCACGATAAGCAAAAATAAATCGGTACTAAAATAGCGCTCAAACGACTTGATTGCCAAATCGAATACAATGGTATCGGCAATCGACAATTGATACTTAGGCACCTCAAAGCCCGCCTTAAAAAAACGACTGCTTAAGCCTGCCATCGGAATTACGAACATGTCACTGCCTCCATCACATACATTTTGTATAAACGATACGCATTGAGCAGCATGGCACGCTGGCGATCGGGTCTATCTGCGTGCAAGGGTAGCATGGATAAAAACAATAATACTACCGCTGGCATGATAGATTCTGTGGTCATGTCATTGACCCAGGTGCCAGCAAAAAATTCTTGCTGGATTTGCTCCAAACGCTTATCAATATCAAATCGTATATCGCTACCGCTAGGGCTATCGATAATTTCATAACGCCCTGCGATGATAAAATCATACATACCAATCACAGAATGGGTGAGCTTGGCTAAATCATAGCTTGCGTTACCAAAAATACTAAAATTACCGTTAGAATCCGTGCCTCGTGGGTCAAAAACTTTTACCCGGCGACCGCGCATGTCATACATTATGTTGCTAAAGCATAAATCGCCATGCATGACACTCACGGTGTTTGGCAGTGCCAAGGCTTTGTCGATACAATCCTGCGCAATCTCTAGCGTACTGCCAAGCATCGTTTCATCATATATCACAGGTTGGTTCAAATCGACATCAGCATCATCGGCATACGCGTATAGCCGCTTTAAGGTTTTTTTATGGTACAAATCTTCGGCATACGATTTGGCAAACCCGGTTTCGATATGGCGATGCACGTCGGACTGATTGGCCATACTAAAAAATTCTTTTAATAGCTGAAAAATATGTTGCCAAAATTCAGTGGTATTTAACCCATGCACATACAACTCATTGAGCGGTAATAATGGCAAGAACTCTAAGCTATAACTAAACTGTCCGTCCACTTGCTGATAATCAATCAACTGCGGGGTAAAACGTCTGAGTGGCGCAGGGATATGGGTGTACCAATAAATTTCCGCTTCAATTTTGTTGTTGTCATCACTGCTTTTTGTGACAATGCCCTCACGAATCTGCAGTGAATTAAAGGCGCGTTCGGTGGTCATATTGGCGCGGGCATGAATATAATGGACAAAATTACTGCAATCATAATACGGCTCAATGTTGACCGATTTCATTGCGATAGCTTGTTGGTACAAATAAATCGCCCGTACAAAATTTTTCTTACTAATCGCCAGCGCTTTAATCAACGCCAATCGTGAGGAAAAGGCAAAATACCCAATCCAATCGGTGGGACTTTCCTTCACTTTTTTGGTTTGCTGCCAGTCGTATAGGCGCGTTTTATCTGACACGCCAATACAATCTGAGCAATCAACTAACTGGGGTAAAAATACATCCCCTTGAATGATACGAATATGTTGGTAAGATTTATCAATCGCCAAATTAAGCACATATAAAATGGTCTCAGCCAATGCCAAATTTTCAGCGATTGTCACCACTTCAATGGGCAGAGACTCAATCACCGCCTTTTCATTGGGAAAGTGTTGGCGTACCACATCGACTTGAAGCTGTAATAGTTTTTTATTGCCGATGGGCAGCATACAAGGCGGAATGCGTCCAATTTCTGCTTCAAATTCGGCATTGACATAGGAAGAGGCGTTAATGAGTATCATGGCGTTAAATTACCTTAAATGTCGTTATTGTCGTTTTATTTTTTATTAAGGTGTTAAATCAAGCAGCTGGCAAATCTCTGCATAGCTTAACTTGACCAATTCGTCGGGTCGAATAGCTTTGTCATCCACATAAAACCCTTCAAAGCCGCACCAAGGTTTACCCACGTATAATTCATCATACGGGATATCATGTCGTCCCAGCCAATCGATGATAATTGGCAACGTGTTTTTATTAATAGCGCCAATATTGCCTTGATAGGTGCGCATATTGCGACTGGTATTGATGACAATGGTAAACCCTTGTCGATGATAGTCTCTAAGTTTTTCGATAACTTCGGTGATGGGTTGGGCATTGGCATAGTCGCCGTTTTGGGTGGTGCATAGGGTATTATCTAGGTCAAAGATTAGCCGCTTCATTGTTATTATGTTCCTAATATGGCAGTGATAGACTTAAACTAAAAATTTTTGTATTTATAATAAAATCAAATAGTTGATTGTTATTTTAACTTCCATACCTTAAAACGAATCCCTACCAAATCATATTACTTATTCATTACTTATTGTAATTTTAGGTAAGAATACAAGAAAAAAATCGATTATAGGGCTTAATCACAATGCTTAATATTGGCTAGACGGCTTTTAACCAATTAATCAATCGATGTTGACAATTTTTGAGAGTAAGCCATAGCACGAAAAATGCAGGAAAAAGCGGGTAAGAGCCTGATGAATCTAAATGAAATAGGTTGTGATTTAATGAAAAATTGGCTTTTACTAATGATGGATTGATAGGCTAAAAGATTAAAAGGCGAAAAAGCTAGAAGAACAGTAAGCAAAACGCGGCAAGGCGTGGAAAGTTTATTTGATAGCGACGTAACTATGGACTTTATACATACGACCCAGTGCGTTTTTCCAGCCACGGGCATTGGGCATAAAGGCTTGGCAATTATCTAAGTGATAGCCATAGCCTGCATTGCCATACGCCATCAAAAAACTGCCATCCAAAAAACCTGATTGCCCTATGACAAAGCCGTTACCTTGGTTAAATCGCGCTTCAGCGCCGTTACCGAGCAAGGTGGCATTGATTGCGGTATAGCCATGACCTTGATTGTGGTTGGCATTGGCGTGGGTGATATCGATACTGGCGTGATGACGGGCAAAATAGCCACCGATCACGTTTTCATTGCCAAGACTGCGATTGGCCAAAATACGCCCGCCATTGTCAGCAAAATAGCCGTAGCCATAATTGCGAAAGGCATTGGTACGTCGGTTGATGCTATTGCAGCTTAGCATGCCATTGTGCAGCGCCAAAAAGCCATGTTTGTTTTCGCTGGCACTGGTATCATGGCACCACATCGAGCCATTGGTGAGTGCATAAAACCCTGCGATATGGTTGTGTGCAGACACGCTGTTGTCGGCATTGATAAAGCCGCTGGATTCCGCGCAAAATCCA from Moraxella osloensis carries:
- a CDS encoding HAD-IIIC family phosphatase; protein product: MKRLIFDLDNTLCTTQNGDYANAQPITEVIEKLRDYHRQGFTIVINTSRNMRTYQGNIGAINKNTLPIIIDWLGRHDIPYDELYVGKPWCGFEGFYVDDKAIRPDELVKLSYAEICQLLDLTP
- a CDS encoding ATP-grasp domain-containing protein, producing MILNPSNTPFSIWLAEGQSSQREMLLAMQAMKCQYNLPMTIVASHRQPRPEILNCADIAYQEPSEPSERVEFVLEQAKHHHVKVVLTGRNSQDYEVRRQDFKAAGIRLLTGATDTATLELRDDKAAFTAFCQQHDIPVASGWQFDNTDELMALLALHGEQPLCVKPVKGIFAQGFWRLDTAAVDAWDSFEHLYFTEDKKIHLAQFLHAYNHSQMITDKPIAMLLMPYLAGKEYSIDVVCETGEVLAAVTRYKDGSEQHVGYDEAVMQLVKRLVAALKADGIVSIQTKADENGMHKVLEINSRASGGIGYTDHAFDKGTMNLTQLAFAYWSGCITKPQLAAVRDTITPCIVRPLMTSVKIG
- a CDS encoding WavE lipopolysaccharide synthesis family protein, whose amino-acid sequence is MQANTLPSQSVTVIFQGGINVHQLGQGGDDGSDFMANVAKTRAALPHATIVLSTWDTLALPAAFDSAEKLGIDQLILNPDPGGLPNIKFGYDAPNNVNRQIISTQAGLNQVSTEYALKLRTDSYLLNDNLLQFYRYYTQQVTLHSQRHLSSKSKGTDYSPIVVPSFFTIDPSMFEHMAFHISDWAQFGKTDRLQAFWSAPLMSRDNATYFESHAQDVDAKFADNTFRARLAVEQHIASHYANQIGYAATPSYYNELNEQILDAHKAFLASEVIVLDMTDYGLRLPKYAWTLTDAFMAMNCISHDDWYQLFYQHWYPNQVDQTRLAHADERAMMKSIAAAEFYQNSPVDQQQIFSRLYP
- a CDS encoding cysteine protease StiP domain-containing protein, with amino-acid sequence MTIQANFSGSYLPPEVTLLLDIVSADSVNDISPTQKEALIQSGQRHYSDMLTLEKPPSATHEALYNQALAAGKQRMANDVTSLAFSLHQLFHACVSASQPLILVSLVRAGLPIGVLLQKALSDASASYALASQHYGVSIIRDRGLDPVALQYILQQHPHSPIVFVDGWTGKGAIYGELQRSLAQITDKQQQAQLFHQGEGVIPLVTLADPAGVAWLSASNDDWLMPASLLNSTVSGLISRTLYREPSDGLHQAVYYDKLQLWDRSGEFIQTIDALRQQIPLPTPLTGKLLPTFATQSVIDDLAARFAINNRNRIKPTIAEATRAILRRDPECVLVNEMADGQDTALLRHLCEEKNIQLIADASIAPYQAVTIIKNRSQ
- a CDS encoding glycosyltransferase family 2 protein — encoded protein: MFVIPMAGLSSRFFKAGFEVPKYQLSIADTIVFDLAIKSFERYFSTDLFLLIVRDVYDTPRFVAERLTRLGVRNFMIHTLDGETAGQAETVALGLGLGLGNASIDDDEPIYIFNIDTFRYGFEKPDWVESVDGYLEVFEGEGDHWSFIAVDDDDKVIKTTEKQRISNLCSDGLYYFKSKQQYLSLFHQAVAQQLTVNNEYYIAPMYNLLIAQGGRVGYVKITDDDIDFCGTPDEYQALKAHGLKVDV
- a CDS encoding HpcH/HpaI aldolase/citrate lyase family protein, giving the protein MTLLHPVNHFLAASVAPTINPYQLGATLYMPATRQDIWQIISQQKLAEIDSIVICLEDAVSESEIPAALANLKQLLATWAQHAQTHGFGDESRPISRPMVFIRPRNALMLTELASWQSIALVDGFVLPKIDMQSLADWRLACQALPSTQLLMPTLETRLIFNPIHNQELALAFSEGFSQSILALRIGGNDLFASLRLRRPSDVTIYQTPVGILIYQLIACFVPQGFYLTAPVFEYLDKPALFAEELRQDVALGLVGKTIIHPEQIAAVKQAFYVNDIERSQATAILAADAKAVFKQDNSMLEPATHRAWATSVMLRANV
- a CDS encoding phosphoribosyltransferase domain-containing protein: MTEQKTISLSRGELTLRYQTTADYQLDELLGFAERINPKRAFLFVSKVLGRHIPVSPDNMRQAFTQLATLIPDDLPEPIVVIGMAETAVGLSAGVHQVLQARYPQAILLNSTRHAQAGELFTTFSEDHSHASVHLIYQSDDSTLQANVENAKTLIMVDDEASTGNTCQNVVNALRQAGMSKLEQVHLATLVDWSLGKKLGKKLGETDSNIFNDIAFFRHHLLAGDWTWTDKVNAPAVTMPNVSTTEAGSQPLLPTGDWGRQPTRDSTSGLDFLLQGLHHTLSQRQLTLASFAHQKILVLGSNEFVWLPLLLAERLAQYQADVKFSALTRSPIAIHADSAVTSVIKFFDHYGLGMTNFVYNVTPEAWDWVLLCVETPQDSVDEIWQRFDNVMVISPSSEI